In Stomoxys calcitrans chromosome 2, idStoCalc2.1, whole genome shotgun sequence, the following proteins share a genomic window:
- the LOC106096337 gene encoding fatty-acid amide hydrolase 2-A: MSLATRPFFVVVNVIKSIVRYAKCQLDNALHEIMGYIMRRFLRTAMIVFSWFVVPYSRFTNIKVNRKKLPPIKSHLLEIPAVDLAKMIRTRKVKSKEVVEAYIERCNQVNPLINAIVMDRFEEALEEAREVDRIIAMGINSEEEMEQNTPLLGIPVTVKESIAVKGLTNQTGRVFKTPQIAKADAPVVEQIKRCGGIILLVSNTPELCLLWETYNNVTGQTRNPYDLKRTPGGSSGGEAALLASGASLLGLTSDIGGSSRLPAMFSGIWGHKPTPYAVSFKGHHPTSDFPKWGDFFTIAPMTRYAKDLPLLLRCMVDPTGPKLTLEKEISVSGIRFFFMDNDGPSGMMRPLSRDLHAAINRVANDFKAKRVNIRKMKWSLDISLSAMLTMKNIETIYHKTEEGERPKTICTETVKYFFGCSDSILPSVIFGHLQNFMKIIPNSRHKHLATIIEALKTEFKELLGNDGVFIYPTFPNTAHQHYQIYHKLLEPMYMAIFNTLGLPVTNCMIGLDRRRLPMGIQVVANPGQDHLCLAVAREMERRYGGWVRPPSEDTSKRSE; the protein is encoded by the exons AATTATGGGGTACATAATGCGGCGCTTTCTGCGTACGGCTATGATCGTGTTCAGTTGGTTCGTTGTACCCTATAGCCGTTTCACCAACATCAAGGTGAATCGGAAAAAGCTGCCGCCCATTAAATCGCATCTCTTGGAAATTCCCGCTGTCGATCTGGCCAAAATGATCAGGACAAGAAAG GTCAAAAGCAAAGAAGTGGTGGAGGCCTATATAGAGCGATGCAACCAGGTGAATCCCTTGATCAATGCCATTGTAATGGATCGTTTCGAGGAAGCCCTGGAAGAAGCCCGTGAAGTTGATCGAATCATTGCTATGGGTATCAATAGCGAGGAGGAAATGGAGCAGAATACCCCCCTGCTGGGAATACCAGTCACCGTCAAGGAGTCCATAGCAGTCAAAGGTTTGACAAATCAAACGGGTCGTGTCTTTAAAACACCACAGATTGCCAAAGCCGATGCCCCAGTGGTGGAGCAAATCAAACGTTGCGGAGGCATCATATTGCTGGTCTCCAATACACCGGAATTGTGTTTGCTGTGGGAGACCTACAACAATGTAACAGGGCAAACAAGAAATCCCTATGATTTGAAACGTACACCAGGAGGTTCTTCGGGAGGAGAAGCTGCTTTATTGGCCAGTGGTGCTTCGCTATTGGGTTTAACTTCGGACATTGGAGGTTCTTCACGTCTGCCCGCTATGTTCAGTGGTATTTGGGGTCATAAGCCTACACCCTATGCTGTTTCCTTCAAGGGTCATCATCCTACCTCGGATTTTCCAAAGTGGGGAGATTTCTTCACAATTGCCCCAATGACACGATATGCTaaggatttgcctttactgttGAGATGCATGGTGGATCCGACAGGACCCAAGCTAACACTGGAAAAGGAGATCAGTGTAAGTGGCATACGCTTCTTCTTCATGGATAATGATGGTCCTTCGGGCATGATGAGGCCTTTAAGTCGCGATCTGCATGCGGCCATCAATCGAGTGGCCAATGATTTTAAGGCCAAACGGGTCAATATACGTAAAATGAAATGGTCCCTTGACATCTCGCTGTCGGCCATGTTGACCATGAAGAACATAGAGACCATCTACCACAAGACCGAGGAGGGCGAAAGACCCAAGACCATTTGCACAGAGACAGTGAAGTATTTCTTCGGTTGCTCCGACAGCATATTGCCATCGGTGATATTTGGCCACTTGCAGAACTTTATGAAAATCATACCAAATTCAAGGCACAAACATTTGGCCACCATCATTGAGGCCCTTAAGACTGAATTCAAAGAATTGCTGGGCAACGATGGCGTCTTCATCTATCCCACATTTCCAAATACAGCCCATCAGCACTATCAGATCTACCATAAGCTGTTGGAGCCCATGTATATGGCCATCTTCAATACACTGGGTCTGCCAGTGACCAATTGTATGATTGGCCTGGATAGACGTCGTTTGCCCATGGGCATACAGGTGGTGGCGAATCCGGGACAGGATCATTTGTGCTTGGCAGTGGCCAGAGAAATGGAAAGGCGCTATGGCGGTTGGGTGCGGCCACCATCGGAGGATACTAGTAAACGTAGTGAATAG